One genomic segment of Streptomyces sp. NBC_00239 includes these proteins:
- a CDS encoding amino acid ABC transporter ATP-binding protein, translating to MSGVSVDKGTGDAVPAADGLVVLKNVNKHFGALHVLQDIDLSIARGEVVVVIGPSGSGKSTLCRTINRLETIDSGSITIDGSELPSEGRALARLRADVGMVFQSFNLFAHKTVLENVTLGQLKVRGTDSATAVTKARALLDRVGVSSQADKYPAQLSGGQQQRVAIARALAMDPKVMLFDEPTSALDPEMINEVLEVMQQLAREGMTMVVVTHEMGFARSAANRVVFMADGRIVEEATPEQFFSNPRSDRAKDFLSKILHH from the coding sequence ATGAGCGGAGTATCAGTGGACAAGGGCACGGGCGACGCGGTTCCGGCCGCCGACGGCCTGGTCGTGCTGAAAAACGTCAACAAGCACTTCGGCGCGCTGCACGTGCTCCAGGACATCGACCTGAGCATCGCGCGCGGTGAAGTGGTGGTCGTGATCGGCCCGTCCGGTTCCGGCAAGTCGACGCTGTGCCGGACCATCAACCGTCTGGAGACCATCGACTCCGGCAGCATCACCATCGACGGCAGCGAACTGCCGTCCGAGGGGCGGGCGCTCGCCCGGCTGCGCGCCGATGTCGGCATGGTGTTCCAGTCGTTCAACCTCTTCGCCCACAAGACCGTGCTCGAGAACGTGACCCTCGGCCAGCTGAAGGTGCGCGGCACGGACAGCGCGACCGCCGTGACGAAGGCGCGGGCGCTGCTCGACCGGGTCGGCGTGAGCAGCCAGGCGGACAAGTACCCGGCGCAGCTCTCCGGCGGCCAGCAGCAGCGCGTGGCGATCGCCCGGGCCCTGGCGATGGACCCGAAGGTGATGCTCTTCGACGAGCCGACCTCGGCGCTCGACCCGGAGATGATCAACGAGGTGCTGGAGGTCATGCAGCAGCTCGCCCGCGAGGGCATGACGATGGTCGTGGTCACCCACGAGATGGGCTTCGCCCGCTCGGCGGCCAACCGGGTCGTCTTCATGGCGGACGGCCGGATCGTCGAAGAGGCCACGCCGGAGCAGTTCTTCAGCAACCCCCGCAGCGACCGCGCCAAGGACTTCCTGTCGAAGATCCTGCACCACTGA